In one Neobacillus sp. CF12 genomic region, the following are encoded:
- the ald gene encoding alanine dehydrogenase, with the protein MIIGVVKEIKNNENRVALTPAGVVSFVQAGHKVLVEKGAGIGSGFVDADYAQAGAELIELAADVWNQSEMIMKVKEPLESEYKYFRPGLVLFTYLHLAAEPALAQALKDSGVIAIAYETVSVNRTLPLLTPMSEVAGRMSAQIGAQFLQKFNGGKGILLAGVPGVSRGKVTIIGGGIVGTNAAKMAIGLGADVTIIDLSADRLRYLDDVFGNQIKTLISNPFNIAEAVKEADLVIGAVLIPGSKAPKLVTEDMVKTMKPGSVIVDVAIDQGGSVETIDHVTTHDNPTFEKHGVVHYSVANMPGAVPRTSTMALTNATVPYALQIANKGVVKAISENPALKLGVNVANGEITYEAVANDLNYEYVPVETALEKEIVLN; encoded by the coding sequence ATGATTATTGGCGTAGTGAAAGAAATCAAAAACAATGAAAACCGTGTGGCACTAACTCCAGCAGGGGTAGTTTCATTTGTACAGGCTGGACATAAAGTATTAGTTGAAAAAGGGGCCGGAATTGGAAGCGGTTTCGTAGATGCAGATTATGCTCAAGCTGGTGCTGAATTGATTGAGTTAGCTGCTGATGTTTGGAATCAGTCTGAAATGATTATGAAGGTGAAAGAACCGCTTGAAAGCGAATACAAATACTTCCGTCCAGGTTTAGTATTATTTACGTACCTTCATTTAGCAGCAGAGCCTGCGTTAGCACAAGCACTTAAAGACAGCGGCGTCATCGCAATTGCTTACGAAACAGTTTCTGTTAACCGTACGCTTCCGCTTCTTACTCCAATGAGCGAAGTAGCCGGCCGTATGTCTGCTCAAATTGGGGCACAATTTTTACAAAAATTCAATGGCGGTAAAGGGATCCTGCTTGCAGGTGTTCCAGGGGTTAGCCGTGGTAAGGTTACCATCATTGGCGGAGGTATTGTCGGAACAAATGCTGCAAAAATGGCAATTGGTTTAGGTGCGGATGTAACGATTATTGATTTAAGCGCAGATCGTCTCCGTTACTTAGATGACGTTTTCGGCAACCAAATTAAAACTTTGATCTCAAATCCATTTAACATTGCAGAAGCAGTGAAAGAAGCGGACTTAGTCATCGGTGCGGTATTAATTCCAGGGTCAAAAGCGCCTAAACTCGTTACAGAAGACATGGTTAAAACCATGAAACCAGGTTCTGTAATCGTTGACGTAGCGATTGACCAAGGCGGAAGCGTTGAAACCATTGACCATGTAACAACGCATGATAACCCAACGTTTGAAAAACATGGTGTGGTTCACTACTCCGTGGCGAACATGCCTGGAGCGGTTCCAAGAACATCTACCATGGCTCTTACAAACGCGACTGTTCCATATGCACTGCAAATTGCGAATAAGGGTGTTGTCAAGGCCATCTCTGAAAATCCAGCGTTAAAGCTTGGTGTGAATGTAGCAAATGGAGAAATTACCTATGAAGCGGTAGCAAACGACCTTAACTATGAATATGTACCAGTGGAAACAGCATTGGAAAAAGAAATCGTTTTGAACTAA
- a CDS encoding aminoglycoside phosphotransferase family protein, translating to MQISSKFQKKIINAFGSDGVSWLDSLESTIQTYFEKWELTSEGPVENLSYNYVIKVTDSAGAPFILKLGVPNFDTRNEMKTLQIYNGDGCAKLLKYDLEDGVMLLERLVPGRMLSTVSDEIVVIENYTKVWKAIRRPLLDGVSTPSLTHWFEGLTNYRNSGDSQIALKHVQAAEEFFQQVMDSSEGTELLHGDLHHENILYSEENGWMAIDPKGVAGDPYFDVVSFLVNQLDSKVDPKSILKLRVDTICEQLGLDRQRLLKASIALGTLYACWGIEDQDPDWDKTYQCVKWFIEFLE from the coding sequence ATGCAAATTTCTAGTAAATTTCAGAAAAAAATAATCAACGCCTTTGGCTCAGATGGTGTATCTTGGTTAGACTCTTTAGAGTCTACCATCCAAACCTATTTTGAAAAGTGGGAACTTACAAGCGAAGGTCCTGTTGAGAATCTATCCTATAATTATGTTATAAAAGTAACGGATTCGGCGGGAGCACCTTTCATCCTGAAGCTGGGTGTACCAAACTTTGATACTCGAAATGAAATGAAGACGCTGCAGATTTATAACGGTGATGGATGCGCGAAACTTTTGAAGTATGACTTGGAAGATGGTGTCATGCTGCTGGAACGTCTTGTGCCTGGAAGAATGCTTTCAACCGTAAGTGATGAAATAGTTGTGATAGAGAATTACACAAAGGTTTGGAAAGCAATCCGCAGACCATTGCTGGATGGAGTTTCAACTCCTTCGTTAACACACTGGTTCGAGGGGCTAACCAACTACCGTAATTCTGGCGATAGTCAGATTGCATTGAAACATGTTCAGGCAGCAGAAGAATTTTTCCAACAGGTGATGGATTCATCGGAAGGTACGGAACTCCTTCATGGAGATTTGCATCATGAAAATATTTTGTATTCCGAGGAAAACGGCTGGATGGCGATTGACCCAAAAGGAGTGGCAGGAGATCCCTATTTTGATGTCGTGTCCTTCTTGGTGAATCAATTAGATTCCAAGGTTGATCCAAAAAGTATTCTGAAACTGCGTGTGGATACAATTTGCGAACAACTAGGACTTGACCGTCAACGTTTATTAAAAGCTTCGATTGCACTCGGAACGCTTTATGCATGCTGGGGAATAGAGGATCAAGACCCAGATTGGGATAAAACCTATCAATGTGTGAAATGGTTTATTGAATTTCTAGAATAG
- a CDS encoding YmaF family protein, with product MDIPISGYMYSSDDSDPMHSHHLYITSWDGRPIHTHEFSGHTSFDDGHSHRYAGTTEPAQTGVQHTHRYFTFTSVDNRHYHQIRGITGPAIPLPNGGHYHEFSGVTTVDGMNPHRHMYGGRTSL from the coding sequence TTGGATATCCCTATTTCTGGATATATGTATTCTTCTGATGATTCAGATCCTATGCATTCCCATCATCTTTATATAACTTCATGGGATGGAAGGCCAATTCATACGCATGAATTCAGCGGCCATACATCTTTTGATGACGGGCACAGCCATCGATATGCTGGTACGACTGAACCCGCACAAACGGGTGTTCAACATACCCACAGATATTTTACTTTTACTTCTGTTGATAACAGACATTATCATCAAATCCGTGGGATAACCGGCCCGGCCATTCCCCTTCCAAATGGCGGCCATTATCATGAATTTAGTGGCGTTACCACCGTCGACGGAATGAACCCACATCGTCATATGTATGGTGGCAGAACCAGTCTTTAG
- the alr gene encoding alanine racemase, protein MNQQSYRDTWAEVSLAAIQHNVSQYKKYIGLSVNLMAVVKADGYGHGAVPVARAALEAGADYLAVAILDEAIELREAGIIQPILVLGYPPSRSIRQAIIAGVDITVFSEEVLDEIIFQSKDLQKTVHIHLKVDTGMTRIGVQTSEEALDLAIKASESPFVVLKGIFTHFANADSGDSSYTLQQFERFRSVTSFLDDNGISIPLKHCCNTAGTMNFPEMHLDMVRVGIGLYGLYPDVSLKEHRITLLQAMTLKTKIAWLKKVSKSQPISYGCTYTPSTERIIATLPIGYADGLSRHLSNCGQFLIQGQRVLVAGRVCMDQTMIDVTTVSSCVQGDEVVIFGGNAEAFQSVDEIALLMGTINYEVVCLIGKRVPRIYSDTGKKIHPQVLQTVEYT, encoded by the coding sequence GTGAATCAACAGAGTTATCGAGATACATGGGCAGAAGTTTCGCTAGCAGCCATTCAACACAATGTTAGCCAATATAAAAAATATATTGGCTTGTCCGTGAACTTGATGGCTGTGGTAAAAGCAGATGGTTATGGTCATGGGGCAGTCCCAGTTGCTAGAGCCGCTCTAGAAGCTGGCGCAGATTACTTAGCAGTGGCCATTTTGGATGAAGCAATTGAACTGCGTGAAGCGGGGATCATCCAGCCAATTTTGGTATTGGGATATCCCCCCTCTCGCTCCATAAGGCAAGCGATTATTGCCGGGGTCGATATAACGGTATTTAGCGAGGAAGTACTTGATGAAATTATTTTCCAGTCTAAGGATCTTCAAAAAACAGTACACATCCATCTAAAAGTCGATACCGGTATGACCAGAATTGGTGTCCAAACGAGTGAAGAAGCACTGGATTTAGCCATCAAAGCATCGGAGTCACCATTTGTTGTCCTTAAAGGTATTTTCACGCACTTCGCTAACGCTGATAGTGGAGATTCATCCTATACACTACAGCAATTTGAACGATTTCGTTCTGTTACTTCCTTTTTAGATGACAACGGAATTTCTATTCCTTTAAAGCACTGTTGTAATACGGCTGGAACCATGAATTTTCCGGAAATGCACCTAGATATGGTCCGTGTAGGAATTGGTTTGTATGGTTTGTATCCAGACGTGTCGTTAAAGGAACATCGTATTACACTTTTGCAAGCCATGACGCTTAAAACGAAAATTGCTTGGCTTAAAAAGGTTTCCAAATCGCAGCCGATTAGCTATGGCTGCACCTATACTCCATCAACTGAAAGAATTATTGCCACACTTCCAATCGGGTATGCAGATGGACTCTCCAGACACCTTTCCAACTGCGGTCAATTTCTTATACAAGGTCAAAGGGTTCTAGTAGCCGGGCGCGTTTGCATGGACCAAACGATGATCGATGTAACAACCGTATCCTCCTGTGTGCAGGGCGATGAAGTAGTTATTTTTGGGGGAAATGCTGAAGCCTTTCAATCCGTTGATGAAATTGCGCTCCTCATGGGAACGATTAACTATGAGGTTGTCTGTTTAATTGGGAAACGTGTTCCGCGTATTTATAGTGATACAGGAAAGAAGATTCACCCTCAAGTGCTGCAAACCGTGGAATATACATAA
- a CDS encoding DoxX family protein, whose product MFNNFLRENKISAAILTIIRLYLGYAWFTAGFGKLTGGFDASGYLKNATANPVKGPDGNMVYGWYVNFLESFALPNIDVFNFIVPWGETLIGLGLMLGCLTTAAMFFGLVMNFSFFLAGTVSHNPTDIFLGFIILTAGYNAGKYGLDYWVVPFINKTVGKNKAKATA is encoded by the coding sequence ATGTTTAACAACTTTTTAAGAGAAAATAAAATCTCAGCAGCTATTTTAACAATTATTCGTTTATATCTTGGGTATGCTTGGTTCACTGCAGGTTTTGGAAAATTAACAGGCGGATTCGATGCTTCAGGATACTTGAAAAATGCAACAGCGAATCCAGTAAAAGGTCCAGATGGCAACATGGTTTACGGCTGGTATGTGAACTTCCTAGAAAGCTTTGCGCTACCTAATATTGATGTGTTTAACTTCATTGTTCCTTGGGGCGAAACATTAATCGGTCTAGGACTTATGCTTGGATGTTTAACAACAGCGGCAATGTTCTTTGGTCTAGTAATGAACTTCTCTTTCTTCCTTGCTGGAACTGTTTCTCATAATCCAACTGATATTTTCTTAGGCTTCATCATCTTAACAGCTGGTTACAACGCAGGTAAATACGGTTTAGACTACTGGGTAGTACCATTCATCAACAAAACAGTTGGTAAAAATAAAGCAAAAGCAACTGCATAG
- a CDS encoding S9 family peptidase gives MEEITIDPYIHVRAVNSFEYDPKGKKISFISDFTGVPQVWELDRGDRWPAQTSFSMKGITFIKYIAGTSDLIIGMDEDGDEKEQLYLLKEGDEKIALTNSPEHLHLFGDSSPDGKWIAWSSNRRNEAYLDIYIQNLETLEIRRVFTGDGMYVVEKWFPDGKSLLVKKTHSPLDHDLGVFSLSTGKMDWITEHKEDAGYKNIHFNKEADHIYLLTNQDREFFGLALIHLASKQFTWLERGEWDFEDLVMDQDKNKLAFSMNEGGISKGFLVDLDTSHLYNWDTPMGVIYNLRFSPDHQKLGFVLNGPAHPPDIWEVDLKTIQAKRLTYISRTPILEEKLIEPEPITFPSFDHLQIPAFYYKPKQMAGKSPVVVYIHGGPESQSRAVYSPFLQYFLNQGYAVVAPNIRGSTGYGKTYTHLDDGQNRMNAVKDVIFLMEWLKNTGDIDAEKAAIVGGSYGGFIVLAAISHFPDLWAAAIDIVGMSSIRSFLKTTSPWRKKLREAEYGTIEKDGDYFDKIDPLNHADKITAPLMIIHGVNDPRVPVQESDQIVSKLKKRKHPVTYIRIEAEGHTMMKLKNKLSSYSEMAAFLETYLGK, from the coding sequence ATGGAGGAAATAACCATTGACCCTTATATCCACGTACGTGCGGTGAATAGTTTTGAATACGATCCGAAGGGAAAGAAAATTAGCTTTATTTCTGATTTTACCGGGGTACCACAAGTTTGGGAGCTTGACCGAGGGGACAGGTGGCCAGCCCAAACCTCTTTTTCTATGAAAGGAATCACGTTTATAAAATATATAGCTGGTACGTCTGATTTGATTATTGGAATGGATGAAGATGGCGATGAAAAGGAGCAATTGTATTTATTAAAAGAAGGTGATGAAAAAATCGCCCTTACAAACTCCCCTGAACATCTTCATTTGTTTGGTGATAGTTCTCCTGATGGAAAATGGATAGCGTGGTCGAGTAACCGTCGGAATGAGGCATATTTGGATATTTATATTCAAAATCTGGAGACCTTGGAAATTCGCCGTGTTTTTACTGGTGACGGAATGTACGTGGTTGAAAAGTGGTTTCCTGATGGTAAATCGCTATTAGTAAAAAAAACACATTCTCCCCTTGATCATGATTTAGGGGTATTTTCACTTTCTACGGGAAAGATGGATTGGATTACCGAGCATAAAGAGGATGCAGGCTATAAAAATATTCATTTTAACAAAGAAGCTGACCATATCTATTTATTAACGAATCAAGACAGGGAATTCTTTGGGCTCGCCTTGATTCATTTGGCAAGCAAACAGTTTACCTGGCTGGAACGGGGAGAGTGGGATTTTGAAGACTTGGTCATGGATCAGGATAAAAACAAATTAGCTTTTTCGATGAATGAAGGAGGAATCTCCAAAGGTTTTTTAGTAGACTTGGACACAAGTCATTTATATAACTGGGATACTCCAATGGGTGTGATTTACAATCTCAGATTCTCTCCCGACCATCAAAAACTTGGATTTGTCTTAAATGGGCCCGCTCATCCTCCTGATATTTGGGAGGTTGATCTTAAGACCATCCAAGCAAAGCGGCTTACGTACATCTCGCGCACGCCGATTCTCGAGGAAAAGTTAATTGAGCCTGAGCCCATAACGTTCCCATCTTTTGACCACCTGCAAATTCCTGCTTTTTACTATAAGCCCAAGCAAATGGCTGGGAAATCCCCAGTAGTTGTCTATATTCACGGAGGACCGGAAAGTCAAAGTCGTGCAGTTTACAGTCCATTTTTGCAATATTTCTTAAACCAGGGATATGCCGTGGTCGCTCCCAATATCCGTGGAAGTACAGGGTATGGAAAAACCTATACACATCTTGACGATGGGCAAAACCGAATGAACGCGGTGAAAGATGTTATTTTTTTAATGGAGTGGCTAAAAAATACAGGCGATATTGATGCTGAAAAAGCAGCAATTGTGGGTGGAAGTTATGGTGGATTTATCGTTCTGGCTGCGATTAGCCACTTTCCAGATTTGTGGGCAGCCGCCATCGATATTGTGGGAATGTCAAGTATACGTAGTTTCTTAAAAACAACAAGTCCTTGGCGGAAAAAACTAAGGGAAGCGGAATATGGGACGATTGAAAAAGATGGTGATTATTTTGATAAAATCGACCCGCTAAATCATGCTGATAAAATCACAGCCCCGCTAATGATCATTCATGGCGTAAACGACCCGCGTGTTCCGGTCCAAGAATCTGATCAAATTGTTTCCAAACTAAAAAAGCGAAAGCATCCCGTTACGTATATTCGCATCGAAGCGGAAGGACATACAATGATGAAATTAAAAAATAAATTAAGTTCGTATTCGGAGATGGCAGCATTTCTTGAAACATATCTAGGAAAGTAG
- a CDS encoding metal-dependent hydrolase codes for MNGTAHTAIGAATGFIAANTFHSSPTETFLFVGLGAVSGLMPDLDIDGKLRGKITLSHKVIRMAALFIGILMIFYSFYEGRAVDKWLGLGIGLGIIIVSSLIKQKHMLTITGIGVLAGGISLSEVWLILLGIYVVIASISSHRSYTHSILGVIFFGVISSKLEGSLGIHGVFYACLGGYISHLLADLKILPFNKRGIKLFLPVSKIEL; via the coding sequence TTGAATGGTACAGCACATACAGCAATTGGTGCCGCAACGGGATTTATTGCTGCCAACACCTTTCATTCTTCTCCCACTGAGACTTTTCTTTTTGTGGGACTAGGAGCGGTTTCAGGTTTAATGCCTGATCTTGATATTGACGGTAAGCTTCGCGGTAAAATTACCTTATCCCATAAGGTGATTCGGATGGCTGCTCTGTTCATCGGAATTCTGATGATTTTCTATAGTTTTTATGAAGGCAGAGCAGTAGATAAATGGCTTGGTCTCGGAATTGGTCTCGGGATTATCATTGTCTCTTCGCTCATTAAACAAAAGCATATGTTAACCATTACAGGAATTGGTGTGTTGGCGGGGGGAATCTCGTTATCTGAAGTATGGCTAATCCTGCTGGGGATTTATGTGGTCATTGCGTCCATCTCCTCGCACCGCAGCTATACTCACTCTATCTTGGGCGTCATTTTCTTTGGTGTCATATCTTCAAAACTAGAAGGATCACTTGGAATTCATGGTGTTTTCTATGCCTGTCTTGGGGGATACATCAGTCATTTACTAGCCGATTTAAAAATATTACCGTTTAATAAACGAGGTATTAAGCTGTTCTTACCTGTTTCAAAAATAGAATTATAG